A region of Streptomyces sp. R44 DNA encodes the following proteins:
- a CDS encoding type II toxin-antitoxin system VapC family toxin yields the protein MIVVDASVFAFSLLDEGPIGDRCRAALAADSRWIAPEHWTIEVLSVIRGNLLGGKISKEHAEDAVAALAKLEPVVPLSRVLLPRIWELRGNLTAYDAAYAAAAEAYSCALVTADGRLARASGIRCPVDVIVG from the coding sequence GTGATCGTCGTCGACGCGTCCGTCTTCGCGTTCTCGCTGCTCGACGAGGGGCCGATCGGGGACCGGTGTCGCGCCGCCCTCGCAGCCGACAGCAGGTGGATCGCGCCGGAGCACTGGACGATCGAGGTGCTCTCGGTGATTCGGGGCAACCTGCTGGGCGGAAAGATCTCCAAGGAGCACGCGGAGGACGCCGTCGCCGCCCTTGCCAAGTTGGAACCTGTCGTGCCGTTGTCGCGGGTGCTTCTCCCCCGGATCTGGGAGCTGCGGGGAAACCTCACCGCCTACGACGCGGCCTACGCCGCGGCGGCGGAGGCGTACAGCTGTGCGCTGGTCACCGCGGACGGCCGCCTGGCCCGTGCGTCCGGCATTCGCTGCCCCGTGGACGTGATCGTCGGCTGA
- a CDS encoding DUF397 domain-containing protein → MSETLHWFKSSYSDSGGGNCVEVAFAWRKSSYSSDSGGNCVEVATCAHAVHLRDSKVSDGPTFVVEPAAWTAFVAGLTL, encoded by the coding sequence ATGAGCGAGACCCTGCACTGGTTCAAGTCCAGCTACAGCGACAGCGGTGGCGGCAACTGCGTCGAGGTCGCCTTCGCCTGGCGCAAGTCCTCCTACAGCAGTGACAGCGGCGGCAATTGCGTAGAGGTCGCCACCTGCGCCCACGCCGTCCACCTCCGGGACTCCAAAGTCAGCGACGGGCCCACGTTCGTCGTGGAGCCCGCCGCCTGGACCGCTTTTGTCGCCGGCCTGACCCTCTAG
- a CDS encoding DUF3592 domain-containing protein yields MSTSARSAATAFTGWGMVLSGAAAVVAALWGVSPHPPLVPELALAGLAALFAAGWVLASYRAGARERDPLHKPRPDTRKPNPVLRYVLCFGVPFATFAAFLTAFTVSGSYGRETERLERAGYAEYEVTVVRLAGEPEFHEGDEDHDPYYLTDLTLRIPYEAGPREVTVRGMYTRFKAPRPGRKVDVYFAPRDPNTPVVEDGRRSTVRLFLVAFLGLWIWPLILVAGFTIKAMGDANDLHRLRRFDPGVHLPALAVLLTGLVLLLPKALDFQVAGHDQLYALVSSLTPALALTWVVKRV; encoded by the coding sequence ATGAGCACGTCAGCGCGCAGTGCCGCCACCGCCTTCACCGGCTGGGGCATGGTCCTCAGCGGGGCGGCCGCCGTCGTGGCCGCCCTCTGGGGGGTCTCCCCGCACCCGCCGCTCGTCCCCGAGCTGGCCCTCGCGGGGCTCGCGGCGCTCTTCGCGGCGGGCTGGGTCCTCGCCTCGTACCGCGCCGGGGCCCGCGAGCGCGACCCGCTCCACAAGCCCCGCCCGGACACCCGGAAGCCGAACCCCGTCCTGCGGTACGTGCTCTGCTTCGGCGTCCCCTTCGCCACCTTCGCCGCCTTCCTGACGGCCTTCACCGTCAGCGGCTCCTACGGCCGCGAGACCGAGCGCCTGGAGCGCGCCGGGTACGCCGAGTACGAGGTCACCGTCGTCCGCCTCGCCGGCGAGCCGGAGTTCCACGAGGGCGACGAGGACCACGATCCGTACTACCTCACCGACCTCACCCTGCGGATCCCGTACGAGGCCGGCCCCCGCGAGGTGACCGTCCGGGGCATGTACACCCGCTTCAAGGCGCCCCGGCCCGGCCGCAAGGTCGACGTCTACTTCGCGCCCCGCGACCCGAACACCCCCGTCGTCGAGGACGGCAGACGCTCCACGGTCCGCCTCTTCCTCGTCGCCTTCCTCGGGCTCTGGATCTGGCCCCTCATCCTGGTCGCGGGCTTCACCATCAAGGCGATGGGCGACGCGAACGACCTGCACCGACTGCGCCGCTTCGACCCCGGCGTCCACCTGCCCGCCCTCGCCGTCCTGCTGACCGGCCTGGTCCTGCTCCTCCCGAAGGCCCTGGACTTCCAGGTGGCGGGCCACGACCAGCTGTACGCCCTCGTCTCCAGCCTGACCCCCGCCCTGGCCCTGACCTGGGTCGTCAAGAGGGTGTGA
- a CDS encoding GntR family transcriptional regulator, translated as MPASGAVTRNTLRQQIADALRDEVLAGRLQPGEEFTVKQIAEQYGVSATPVREALVDLCAQGLLDSDQHRGFRVHQYSIADYRGMVEARMLVVDGIFRRHAPATTPPPEPDHNIGVALVSIRRRGEAAARAARAGDLDILIGYDIRYWRELGRLVSANDYIADFLHKLRVQAWVFSVPFLRSERDVLGWLWSGHVELVDAITRGDAEAAVQVVRDYNAHSLEWADRLEARTVR; from the coding sequence ATGCCCGCGAGCGGAGCTGTCACTCGCAACACCTTGCGACAGCAGATCGCGGACGCGCTGCGTGACGAGGTGCTCGCAGGGCGTCTCCAGCCGGGCGAGGAATTCACCGTCAAGCAGATCGCCGAGCAGTACGGCGTCTCCGCGACGCCCGTCCGCGAAGCCCTCGTCGACCTGTGCGCGCAGGGCCTCCTCGACTCCGACCAGCACCGCGGCTTCCGGGTCCACCAGTACTCGATCGCCGACTACCGGGGCATGGTCGAGGCCCGGATGCTCGTCGTCGACGGCATCTTCCGCCGCCACGCGCCCGCGACGACCCCGCCGCCGGAGCCCGACCACAACATCGGCGTCGCGCTCGTCTCCATAAGGCGCCGGGGCGAGGCCGCCGCCCGCGCCGCCCGCGCCGGGGACCTCGACATCCTCATCGGCTACGACATCCGCTACTGGCGCGAGCTGGGGCGGCTCGTCTCCGCCAACGACTACATCGCCGACTTCCTGCACAAGCTCCGCGTCCAGGCCTGGGTCTTCTCGGTGCCCTTCCTGCGCTCCGAGCGGGACGTCCTCGGCTGGCTGTGGAGCGGACACGTGGAGCTGGTCGACGCGATCACCCGCGGCGACGCGGAGGCCGCCGTCCAGGTCGTACGGGACTACAACGCGCACTCGCTGGAATGGGCGGACAGGCTGGAGGCTCGGACCGTCCGCTGA
- a CDS encoding helix-turn-helix transcriptional regulator produces MARAENKETVGPAARTAAAVAKRMRQKKGWTQEYLGSQTGFTGAAISAMERLIHPVSDDMLVQLERGLGGGTGFFEELRELVRLEKLPEQFRGYAPIEQKAVSLRLYANHVVHGLFQTEAYARALIAGGCPEPTQERTEELVAGRMARKALFDRKPVCEIELVLDESVLLRAIGNAEIMREQLTYLAECARRRNVVLQVLPLDAGLGGEYAGARGEVNVVETPAHDLVTYLEIGDESLLITDRTKVSTYRQRYAKIRAQALDPRRSLGVIEELAGVRR; encoded by the coding sequence ATGGCGCGAGCCGAGAACAAGGAAACGGTGGGCCCTGCGGCCAGGACGGCGGCCGCCGTGGCGAAGAGAATGCGGCAGAAGAAGGGCTGGACACAGGAGTACCTGGGAAGCCAGACAGGCTTCACGGGAGCGGCGATCAGCGCGATGGAACGGCTCATCCATCCGGTGAGCGACGACATGCTGGTCCAGCTCGAACGGGGCCTCGGCGGCGGCACGGGCTTCTTCGAGGAGCTGAGGGAACTCGTACGCCTGGAGAAGCTGCCGGAGCAGTTCCGGGGGTACGCGCCGATCGAGCAGAAGGCGGTGAGCCTGCGGCTCTATGCGAACCATGTCGTCCACGGACTCTTCCAGACGGAGGCGTACGCGCGGGCGTTGATCGCGGGCGGGTGCCCGGAGCCCACGCAGGAGCGCACTGAGGAGCTCGTCGCGGGTCGAATGGCCCGCAAGGCGTTGTTCGACCGGAAGCCGGTATGCGAGATCGAGCTGGTGCTTGACGAGTCGGTGCTCCTGCGGGCGATCGGGAACGCGGAGATCATGCGGGAGCAGTTGACCTACCTGGCAGAGTGCGCCCGGAGGAGAAACGTGGTTCTTCAGGTACTGCCGTTGGACGCGGGGTTGGGTGGCGAGTACGCAGGTGCGCGAGGGGAAGTGAACGTGGTGGAGACTCCGGCCCACGACCTCGTCACCTACCTGGAGATCGGGGACGAGAGCCTGCTGATCACCGACCGGACGAAGGTCAGTACGTACAGGCAGCGGTATGCGAAGATCCGGGCACAGGCCCTGGATCCGCGCAGGTCGCTGGGCGTCATCGAGGAGTTGGCGGGAGTACGGAGATGA
- a CDS encoding aspartate aminotransferase family protein has translation MTPHVEPDPQAGAAVKAADRAHVFHSWSAQGLIDPLAVAGAEGSYFWDYDGNRYLDFTSGLVYTNIGYQHPKVVAAIQEQAGKLATFAPAFAVDVRSEAARLIAERTPGDLDKIFFTNGGAEAVENAVRMARLHTGRHKVLSAFRSYHGATSTAINLTGDPRRWASDTGSAGVVRFWAPFLYRSPFYATTEAEESARALQHLEDTIAFEGPATIAAIILETVPGTAGIMTPPPGYLAGVREICDKYGIVFVLDEVMAGFGRTGKWFAAEHFDVVPDLMTFAKGVNSGYVPLGGVAINAEIAATFEKRPYPGGLTYSGHPLACAAAVATIDVMADEKVVEHAAHIGENVLGPGLRELAERHPSVGEVRGMGVFWALDLVKNKETREPLVPYNAAGEANAPMAAFGAAAKKQGLWPFINMNRTHAVPACNVSEAEAKEGLAALDAALSVADEHTV, from the coding sequence ATGACCCCTCATGTCGAACCCGATCCTCAGGCCGGCGCGGCCGTCAAGGCCGCCGACCGCGCGCACGTCTTCCACTCCTGGTCCGCACAGGGACTGATCGACCCGCTCGCCGTCGCCGGCGCGGAGGGTTCGTACTTCTGGGACTACGACGGCAACCGCTACCTCGACTTCACCAGCGGCCTCGTCTACACCAACATCGGCTACCAGCACCCCAAGGTCGTCGCCGCCATCCAGGAGCAGGCCGGGAAGCTCGCGACCTTCGCGCCCGCCTTCGCCGTGGACGTCCGCTCCGAGGCCGCACGCCTCATCGCCGAGCGCACCCCGGGCGACCTGGACAAGATCTTCTTCACCAACGGCGGCGCCGAGGCCGTCGAGAACGCCGTCCGCATGGCCCGTCTGCACACGGGCCGCCACAAGGTGCTCTCGGCCTTCCGCTCGTACCACGGCGCGACCTCGACCGCGATCAACCTGACCGGTGACCCGCGCCGCTGGGCCTCCGACACCGGCTCCGCGGGCGTCGTGCGCTTCTGGGCGCCGTTCCTGTACCGCTCGCCCTTCTACGCCACCACCGAGGCGGAGGAGAGCGCGCGGGCCCTCCAGCACCTGGAGGACACGATCGCCTTCGAGGGTCCGGCGACGATCGCCGCGATCATCCTGGAGACCGTGCCCGGCACCGCCGGCATCATGACCCCGCCGCCCGGCTACCTCGCCGGCGTCCGCGAGATCTGCGACAAGTACGGCATCGTCTTCGTCCTCGACGAGGTCATGGCCGGCTTCGGCCGCACCGGCAAGTGGTTCGCCGCCGAGCACTTCGACGTCGTGCCCGACCTGATGACCTTCGCCAAGGGCGTGAACTCCGGCTACGTGCCGCTCGGCGGCGTCGCCATCAACGCCGAGATCGCCGCCACCTTCGAGAAGCGGCCCTACCCCGGCGGCCTGACCTACTCCGGTCACCCGCTGGCCTGCGCCGCCGCCGTCGCCACCATCGACGTGATGGCCGACGAGAAGGTCGTCGAGCACGCCGCCCACATCGGCGAGAACGTCCTCGGCCCCGGCCTGCGCGAGCTGGCCGAGCGCCACCCGTCCGTCGGCGAGGTCCGCGGCATGGGCGTCTTCTGGGCGCTCGACCTGGTCAAGAACAAGGAGACCCGCGAGCCGCTCGTCCCGTACAACGCGGCCGGCGAGGCCAACGCCCCGATGGCCGCCTTCGGTGCCGCGGCGAAGAAGCAGGGCCTGTGGCCCTTCATCAACATGAACCGCACCCACGCCGTTCCCGCCTGCAACGTCTCCGAGGCGGAGGCCAAGGAGGGCCTGGCGGCCCTGGACGCGGCGCTCTCGGTGGCCGACGAACACACCGTCTGA